The following proteins are encoded in a genomic region of Porphyrobacter sp. CACIAM 03H1:
- a CDS encoding glutamate synthase subunit beta produces MGKETGFLELDRRERDYLDPKERLKNYREFVIQPDDATLTGQASRCMNCGIPYCHNGCPVNNMIPDWNHLVYEADWKRALANLHSTNNFPEFTGRICPAPCEAACTLNIIDQPVTIKSIECAIVDRGWKEGWITPQVPEKKTGKSVAIVGSGPAGLACAQQLARAGHSVTVFEKNDRVGGLLRYGIPDFKMEKHLINRRCVQMEAEGVTFKTSKEVGVDISFKSLQENFDAVVLAGGAEDARQLAIPGAEMPGVRLAMEFLTQQNKRVAGDDELRAAPRGSLTATGKHVVVLGGGDTGSDCVGTSNRQGALSVTQLEIMPKPPEKEDKALTWPDWPMKLRTSSSHQEGVERDWAVLAKRVLGDGETVTGLECVRVEWIDRQMREIEGSEFVIKADLILLAMGFVGPKKAGLLEQAGVTLDARGNVAADTNSYATSEPNVFACGDMRRGQSLVVWAIREGRQAARAVDEALMGVSELPR; encoded by the coding sequence GTGGGCAAGGAAACCGGATTTCTCGAGCTGGACCGCCGCGAGCGGGACTATCTTGATCCCAAGGAGCGCCTGAAGAACTACCGCGAGTTCGTCATCCAGCCGGATGATGCGACGCTGACCGGGCAGGCCTCGCGCTGCATGAACTGCGGCATTCCCTACTGCCACAACGGCTGTCCGGTGAACAACATGATCCCGGACTGGAACCACCTTGTCTACGAGGCGGACTGGAAGCGCGCGCTGGCGAACCTCCATTCCACCAACAACTTCCCCGAGTTCACCGGCCGCATCTGCCCCGCGCCCTGCGAGGCAGCCTGCACGCTCAACATCATCGACCAGCCCGTGACCATCAAGTCGATCGAATGCGCAATCGTCGACCGCGGGTGGAAGGAAGGCTGGATCACGCCGCAGGTGCCGGAAAAGAAGACCGGCAAGTCGGTCGCCATCGTCGGCTCGGGCCCCGCGGGCCTCGCCTGCGCCCAGCAGCTGGCGCGCGCCGGGCACAGCGTGACGGTGTTCGAGAAGAACGACCGCGTCGGCGGGCTGCTGCGCTACGGCATCCCCGACTTCAAGATGGAGAAGCACCTCATCAACCGCCGCTGCGTGCAGATGGAGGCGGAAGGGGTGACGTTCAAAACCTCGAAGGAGGTGGGCGTCGACATCTCGTTCAAGTCCCTTCAGGAGAACTTCGACGCGGTGGTGCTGGCAGGCGGCGCGGAAGATGCGCGCCAGCTCGCGATTCCCGGTGCCGAGATGCCCGGCGTCCGGCTCGCGATGGAATTCCTGACCCAGCAGAACAAGCGCGTCGCGGGCGATGACGAGCTGCGCGCCGCCCCGCGCGGCAGCCTCACCGCCACCGGCAAGCACGTCGTCGTGCTCGGCGGCGGCGACACGGGGAGCGACTGCGTGGGCACCTCGAACCGGCAGGGCGCGCTCAGCGTCACCCAGCTCGAGATCATGCCCAAGCCACCCGAAAAGGAAGACAAGGCGCTGACCTGGCCCGACTGGCCGATGAAGCTGCGCACCTCCTCCTCGCACCAGGAAGGCGTCGAGCGTGACTGGGCGGTGCTGGCGAAGCGCGTGCTCGGCGACGGCGAGACGGTCACCGGCCTCGAATGCGTGCGCGTGGAATGGATCGACCGCCAGATGCGCGAGATCGAGGGCAGCGAGTTCGTCATCAAGGCCGACCTGATCCTGCTCGCGATGGGCTTCGTCGGGCCGAAGAAGGCAGGCTTGCTCGAACAGGCGGGCGTGACGCTCGATGCGCGCGGCAATGTCGCGGCTGACACGAACAGTTACGCCACCAGCGAGCCGAACGTCTTCGCCTGCGGCGACATGCGGCGCGGGCAGAGCCTCGTCGTCTGGGCGATCCGCGAGGGCCGCCAGGCCGCGCGCGCGGTCGACGAGGCGCTGATGGGCGTCTCCGAACTCCCGCGCTGA
- a CDS encoding Lrp/AsnC family transcriptional regulator, translating to MLDSFDRALLNLLQRDDSATAEKLAESVPLSPSAIARRLRRLRSEGWITATVALLSRRLTAQRLRAIVTLQLTEHADQEGKRALLARLDAAPQVQFCYELAGTVDLLLLLDCGDMAEFNHLVETLLESEPIVRRYETSFVKRELKFAPFVDLAPRRT from the coding sequence ATGCTGGATTCCTTCGACCGCGCCCTGCTCAACCTCCTGCAACGCGACGATAGCGCGACCGCTGAAAAGCTGGCCGAGAGCGTTCCGCTCTCGCCGTCGGCGATTGCCCGGCGGCTGCGGCGGCTGCGGAGCGAGGGCTGGATCACCGCGACAGTCGCGCTGCTGTCGCGGCGGCTTACGGCGCAGCGGCTGCGCGCGATCGTGACGCTTCAGCTCACCGAACATGCCGACCAGGAGGGCAAGCGTGCCCTCCTCGCGCGGCTCGACGCCGCGCCGCAGGTGCAGTTCTGCTACGAGCTCGCCGGCACGGTCGATCTGCTGCTGCTGCTCGATTGCGGCGACATGGCGGAGTTCAATCACCTCGTCGAAACGCTGCTCGAAAGCGAGCCGATCGTGCGCCGCTACGAGACGAGCTTCGTCAAGCGCGAGCTGAAATTCGCGCCTTTCGTCGATCTCGCGCCGCGCCGGACCTAG
- a CDS encoding S41 family peptidase — protein sequence MHRVLLAAAAAVLPFSPASGEAPVAPAAAQAPAFDRAVAREAVGSLAERLEADFVFPEAGKAYAAMLRARLAEGAYDSFPDQRAFAEAVTTDLQKVHRDGHLRVHVVPPEARSGPPQEGPGGGGPDPALNTITRSGWEADGVAYIAFDAFFGTPATMAALERFIAEHAGARALIIDIRAHRGGGLAEMDLLFPHLFTTPTTLVTMDTRASVVARMGGQGPAEGRLRRVAAPEGVVRDEHYVEPAANGAFQRSAIYVLTSKRSASAAEHLALSLKRAGRATLVGETTYGAGNFGGMVPLDKAFTYAAFVPNGRTFDPDTGQGWEGTGVAPDVAVAAGDALAKALELAGVAAPAAGQTTGE from the coding sequence ATGCATCGTGTCCTGCTGGCGGCCGCCGCCGCCGTTCTTCCGTTTTCCCCTGCTTCCGGCGAGGCCCCGGTCGCTCCCGCCGCGGCACAGGCGCCGGCGTTCGATCGCGCCGTGGCGCGCGAGGCGGTCGGCAGCCTCGCCGAGCGGCTCGAAGCGGATTTCGTCTTTCCCGAGGCAGGCAAGGCCTATGCAGCCATGCTGCGCGCCCGCCTCGCCGAGGGCGCCTATGACAGCTTTCCCGATCAGCGCGCCTTTGCCGAGGCGGTGACGACGGACCTGCAGAAGGTCCACCGCGACGGCCACCTGCGCGTCCATGTCGTCCCGCCCGAGGCACGCAGCGGCCCGCCGCAGGAAGGGCCGGGCGGCGGCGGACCGGACCCGGCGCTCAACACCATCACCCGTTCGGGCTGGGAGGCGGACGGGGTGGCCTACATCGCATTCGACGCCTTCTTCGGGACGCCCGCCACGATGGCCGCGCTCGAGCGGTTCATCGCCGAGCACGCCGGCGCCCGCGCGCTGATCATCGACATCCGCGCGCACCGCGGCGGCGGGCTCGCCGAGATGGACCTGCTCTTCCCGCACCTCTTCACCACGCCGACGACGCTGGTGACGATGGACACGCGGGCCAGCGTGGTCGCGCGCATGGGCGGCCAGGGCCCGGCGGAGGGCCGCCTGCGCCGTGTCGCGGCGCCCGAGGGCGTGGTGCGCGACGAGCACTATGTCGAGCCGGCGGCGAACGGCGCCTTCCAGCGCAGCGCGATTTATGTGCTGACCTCGAAGCGCAGCGCCTCGGCAGCCGAACACCTCGCGCTGTCGCTGAAGCGGGCAGGCCGCGCCACGCTGGTTGGTGAGACGACCTATGGCGCGGGCAATTTCGGGGGCATGGTGCCGCTCGACAAGGCCTTCACCTATGCCGCCTTCGTGCCGAACGGCCGCACCTTCGATCCCGACACGGGGCAGGGCTGGGAAGGCACCGGGGTCGCGCCCGATGTCGCGGTTGCTGCCGGCGACGCGCTGGCGAAGGCGTTGGAGCTCGCAGGCGTGGCCGCTCCTGCCGCCGGGCAGACGACTGGCGAATAG
- a CDS encoding nitroreductase yields the protein MGGTPDQTYAEVVLGRRSIRGYLKKPVPRALIEEILEMAMRSPSSMNTQPYHFHVITGEPLDRIRKGNTERILAGEPDSREFRRGEPFKGVHRDRQVGCAIQLFEAMGIARDDKEARQDWVLRGFRQFDAPVCVIITYDRELDGSDDTPFDCGAVTTALVNAAWSRGLGCVINSQGIMQSPVVREHAGIPDDQVIMKAVAMGWPDPDFPANPVKITRRSVAEAARFVGFD from the coding sequence ATGGGCGGCACGCCTGACCAGACTTACGCCGAGGTGGTGCTCGGGCGGCGCAGCATCCGGGGCTACCTGAAGAAGCCCGTCCCGCGCGCGCTGATCGAGGAAATTCTTGAAATGGCGATGCGCTCGCCCTCTTCGATGAATACCCAGCCCTATCACTTCCACGTCATCACCGGAGAGCCGCTCGACCGCATCCGCAAGGGCAACACCGAGCGCATTCTGGCGGGCGAGCCCGACAGCCGCGAATTCCGCCGGGGGGAACCTTTCAAGGGCGTACACCGCGACCGGCAGGTGGGCTGCGCGATCCAGTTGTTCGAGGCGATGGGCATCGCCCGCGACGACAAGGAGGCACGACAGGACTGGGTGCTGCGAGGCTTCCGCCAGTTCGACGCGCCGGTCTGCGTCATCATCACCTATGACCGCGAGCTCGACGGCAGCGACGACACGCCCTTCGATTGCGGCGCGGTGACGACCGCGCTGGTCAATGCGGCCTGGAGCAGGGGGCTGGGCTGCGTGATCAACTCGCAAGGGATCATGCAAAGCCCGGTGGTGCGCGAACATGCAGGCATCCCTGACGATCAGGTGATCATGAAGGCGGTCGCGATGGGCTGGCCCGATCCGGATTTCCCGGCCAACCCGGTGAAGATCACCCGCCGCAGCGTGGCCGAGGCGGCGCGCTTCGTCGGGTTCGACTGA
- the hemA gene encoding 5-aminolevulinate synthase, protein MNYDQIFDSAIDRLHEEGRYRVFIDIMRNKGAYPNARCFHGHNGPKPITVWCSNDYLCMGQHDKVIGAMEAALHDVGAGSGGTRNIGGNTHLHVELEAELADLHGKDAALLFTSGYVSNDATLSTLAKLLPGCVIFSDELNHASMIAGIRNSGCEKKVFRHNDVAHLEELLASVDIDTPKLIAFESVYSMDGDVAPIHAICDLAEKYNALTYIDEVHAVGMYGAHGGGISERDGAAHRIDIIEGTLGKAFGVMGGYIAASAKVVDCIRSYAPGFIFTTSLSPVLVAGVLASVRHLKESSVERNAQQRAAAMLKLKFAEAGLPVMDSVTHIVPLMVGDPVRAKKISDILLAEYGVYVQPINFPTVPRGTERLRFTPGPHHTEAMMDELTAALVEIWDRLELGLAEAA, encoded by the coding sequence GTGAACTACGACCAGATTTTCGATTCCGCGATCGACCGTCTGCACGAGGAAGGCCGGTACCGCGTCTTCATCGACATCATGCGCAACAAGGGCGCCTATCCCAATGCGCGCTGCTTTCACGGGCACAACGGCCCCAAGCCGATCACGGTGTGGTGCTCGAACGACTATCTGTGCATGGGCCAGCACGACAAGGTGATCGGCGCGATGGAAGCCGCGCTCCACGATGTCGGCGCAGGCTCGGGCGGGACCCGCAACATCGGCGGCAACACGCACCTGCATGTCGAACTCGAGGCCGAGTTGGCCGATCTCCACGGCAAGGACGCCGCGCTGCTGTTCACCAGCGGATACGTGTCGAACGACGCGACGCTCTCGACGCTGGCCAAGCTGCTGCCGGGCTGCGTGATCTTCTCCGACGAGCTGAATCACGCCAGCATGATCGCCGGCATCCGCAATTCGGGCTGCGAGAAGAAGGTGTTCCGCCACAATGACGTGGCCCACCTCGAGGAACTGCTGGCGAGCGTCGACATCGACACGCCCAAGCTGATCGCCTTCGAAAGCGTCTATTCGATGGACGGCGACGTCGCCCCGATCCACGCGATCTGCGACCTCGCGGAAAAGTACAACGCGCTCACCTATATCGACGAGGTCCACGCGGTCGGCATGTACGGCGCGCATGGCGGCGGCATCTCGGAGCGCGACGGCGCGGCGCACCGCATCGACATCATCGAGGGCACGCTGGGCAAGGCCTTCGGGGTGATGGGCGGCTATATCGCCGCGTCCGCCAAGGTGGTGGACTGCATCCGCTCCTATGCGCCCGGCTTCATCTTCACGACCTCGCTCTCGCCGGTGCTGGTCGCAGGCGTGCTTGCCTCGGTTCGGCACCTCAAGGAGTCTTCGGTCGAGCGCAACGCCCAGCAGCGCGCCGCCGCGATGCTGAAACTGAAGTTCGCCGAAGCGGGCCTGCCGGTGATGGACTCGGTCACCCACATCGTCCCGCTGATGGTCGGCGATCCGGTCCGCGCCAAGAAGATCAGCGACATCCTCCTCGCCGAATACGGCGTCTACGTGCAGCCGATCAACTTCCCCACCGTCCCCCGCGGCACCGAGCGCCTGCGCTTCACCCCCGGCCCTCACCACACCGAAGCGATGATGGACGAGCTCACCGCGGCGCTGGTCGAGATCTGGGATCGGCTGGAGCTGGGCCTCGCCGAGGCGGCCTGA
- the murI gene encoding glutamate racemase: MSDNPSSPILLFDSGVGGLTVYDALRKVLPQAPVIYAADLAGLPYGTKTEAQIAARVAGLLGRMAERWQPRLACIACNTASTIALGMVRDVLEIPVVGTVPAIKPAAALTQTGTIGLVGTEATIRQAYVDDLEAQFAAGKRLLRVAAPGLVQAAEAKLRGRPVDPALIADVHDRLAAMAGPDQIDTLVLACTHFPLLADELAAAFGNEVRQVDGADGIARRIAHLLEGQGFAATGPDRFVVTGPLAGAEGLEEALAARGFGVAEAF; encoded by the coding sequence TTGTCGGACAACCCGTCCTCCCCCATCCTGCTGTTCGATTCCGGCGTGGGCGGGCTCACCGTCTACGACGCGCTGCGCAAGGTGCTGCCGCAAGCGCCTGTGATCTATGCCGCGGACCTTGCCGGCCTGCCCTATGGCACCAAGACCGAGGCGCAGATCGCCGCGCGGGTGGCGGGTCTATTGGGGCGGATGGCGGAACGCTGGCAGCCGCGCCTCGCCTGCATCGCCTGCAACACCGCCAGCACCATCGCGCTCGGCATGGTGCGCGACGTGCTGGAGATCCCGGTGGTCGGCACCGTTCCCGCGATCAAGCCGGCTGCGGCGCTGACGCAGACCGGCACCATCGGCCTCGTCGGCACCGAGGCGACGATCCGGCAAGCCTATGTCGATGATCTCGAGGCGCAGTTCGCCGCCGGCAAGCGGCTGCTGCGCGTCGCCGCCCCTGGCCTCGTGCAGGCCGCCGAGGCCAAGCTGCGCGGGCGGCCCGTCGACCCGGCGCTGATCGCCGACGTGCATGACAGGCTGGCGGCGATGGCGGGCCCCGACCAGATCGACACGCTGGTGCTCGCCTGCACCCACTTCCCGTTGCTGGCGGACGAGCTTGCCGCCGCCTTCGGCAACGAGGTGCGGCAGGTCGACGGCGCGGACGGGATCGCTCGGCGCATCGCCCACCTGCTCGAGGGACAGGGCTTTGCCGCGACCGGGCCCGACCGCTTCGTCGTCACCGGCCCGCTGGCCGGTGCCGAGGGGCTGGAGGAGGCCCTCGCCGCACGCGGATTCGGGGTGGCCGAGGCCTTCTGA
- the plsY gene encoding glycerol-3-phosphate 1-O-acyltransferase PlsY, giving the protein MDFAFAALLGFALGSIPFGLILTRAAGLGDVRNIGSGSIGATNVLRTGNKGLAAATVLLDAAKAVIPVLVAKAVWPGTEGIAAVAAVAGHCFTPWLAFKGGKGFASAAGALGALAWPAMLACAVIWGATLFLSRISSVSSLVSVIAAPVVAWGLGYPEVIPPLIAIAAIVIVQHRANIGRLMRGEEPKLGSSGKA; this is encoded by the coding sequence ATGGATTTCGCTTTCGCCGCCCTTCTGGGCTTTGCCCTCGGCTCGATCCCCTTCGGCCTGATCCTCACCCGCGCGGCGGGGCTGGGGGATGTGCGGAACATCGGCAGCGGAAGCATCGGGGCGACCAATGTGCTGCGCACCGGGAACAAGGGCCTTGCTGCGGCGACCGTGCTGCTCGATGCGGCCAAGGCGGTGATCCCGGTTCTGGTGGCGAAGGCCGTCTGGCCGGGCACGGAGGGCATCGCGGCGGTCGCGGCGGTGGCGGGGCACTGCTTCACCCCGTGGCTCGCCTTCAAGGGCGGCAAGGGCTTCGCCAGTGCCGCCGGAGCCTTGGGCGCCCTCGCATGGCCGGCGATGCTCGCCTGTGCCGTGATCTGGGGCGCTACGCTGTTTCTCAGCCGGATTTCCTCGGTGTCCTCGCTCGTCAGCGTCATTGCCGCGCCGGTGGTGGCGTGGGGCCTCGGCTATCCGGAGGTTATCCCGCCGCTGATCGCCATCGCCGCGATCGTCATCGTCCAGCACCGGGCCAATATCGGACGGCTGATGCGGGGGGAGGAGCCGAAGCTAGGTTCCTCGGGCAAGGCGTGA
- the dprA gene encoding DNA-processing protein DprA: MEHQGSQPVLSQAEAFARIRLLRSPNIGPVSYRQLIARFGSAGAALDALPDLASRGRAPYRPASAESIEREVLAVRKAGARYLFHDQPDYPALLGELDSAPPILTCRGRLALASEPCVALVGARNASAAAVKLARDFAAALAEAGFTVVSGLARGIDGAAHEGAFPQTIGVIASGIDIAYPPQHAELQERIASDGLLIAEQPPGTEPRGRHFPSRNRIIAGLASGTLVIEAAPQSGSLITARLAGEAGREVMAIPGSPLDARASGCNQLIREGAVLVQAPDEVIELLQSFTGAPRSRFRVADGPSDFDYAELAKLDWGEARVDFSHDIAHLLTNAPVEVDELIRQTQASPAEVHMALLELELAGELVREADGTVRRA; encoded by the coding sequence ATGGAGCACCAGGGGTCGCAGCCGGTGCTCAGCCAAGCCGAGGCCTTCGCGCGCATCCGCCTGCTGCGCTCGCCCAACATCGGGCCGGTCAGCTACCGCCAGCTCATTGCCCGCTTCGGCAGCGCGGGGGCGGCACTCGACGCGCTGCCCGATCTCGCCAGCCGGGGCCGCGCGCCCTATCGACCGGCCAGCGCCGAAAGCATCGAGCGCGAGGTTCTGGCGGTGCGCAAGGCGGGGGCGCGTTACCTGTTCCACGACCAGCCCGATTATCCGGCGCTGCTCGGCGAGCTCGACTCCGCCCCGCCGATCCTCACCTGTCGCGGCCGCCTCGCGCTGGCGAGCGAGCCCTGCGTTGCCCTCGTCGGTGCGCGCAATGCCAGCGCCGCCGCGGTCAAGCTCGCCCGCGATTTCGCCGCCGCGCTGGCCGAGGCGGGCTTCACCGTCGTCTCCGGCCTCGCGCGCGGGATTGACGGTGCGGCGCACGAGGGCGCGTTCCCGCAGACCATCGGCGTCATCGCCAGCGGGATCGACATCGCCTACCCGCCGCAGCACGCCGAGCTTCAGGAACGCATCGCCAGCGATGGCCTGCTGATCGCCGAACAGCCCCCCGGCACCGAGCCGCGCGGGCGGCACTTCCCCTCCCGCAACCGCATCATCGCCGGACTGGCTTCAGGCACGCTGGTGATCGAGGCCGCGCCGCAATCGGGCAGCCTCATCACCGCGCGGCTGGCGGGCGAGGCGGGGCGCGAGGTTATGGCGATCCCCGGCTCCCCGCTGGATGCCCGGGCGAGCGGGTGCAACCAGCTGATCCGCGAGGGCGCGGTACTGGTGCAGGCGCCCGACGAGGTGATCGAGCTGCTCCAGAGCTTCACCGGCGCGCCGCGTTCGCGCTTCCGGGTCGCCGATGGCCCGAGCGATTTCGATTATGCCGAACTCGCGAAGCTCGACTGGGGCGAGGCACGGGTGGATTTCAGCCACGACATCGCGCACCTGCTCACCAACGCGCCGGTGGAGGTGGACGAACTCATCCGACAGACGCAGGCCTCCCCTGCCGAGGTGCACATGGCGCTGCTCGAGCTGGAACTGGCGGGCGAACTGGTGCGCGAGGCGGACGGGACCGTGCGGCGCGCCTAA
- a CDS encoding superoxide dismutase family protein — translation MNRPLALAAALLASAAPALANDPAPSSAEKTTVAAMRLADGSEVGTISLAQAEHGVVMRVDVRGLTAGKHGLHIHQTGACTPDFQAAGGHFNPADTEHGFHTAGGYHAGDLPNLDVADDGTARAEFFVPKVTIKGPASDALPHSLSDADGAAVIIHAATDDYRTMDSSGGRQACGVIFPKG, via the coding sequence ATGAACCGCCCCCTTGCCCTTGCCGCCGCCCTGCTCGCCTCCGCTGCACCCGCGCTCGCGAACGATCCCGCCCCCTCCTCCGCCGAAAAGACGACGGTCGCCGCGATGCGCCTTGCCGACGGCAGCGAGGTGGGCACGATCAGCCTCGCCCAGGCCGAGCACGGCGTGGTGATGCGCGTCGACGTGCGCGGGCTGACCGCCGGGAAGCACGGGCTCCACATCCACCAGACCGGCGCCTGCACGCCCGATTTCCAGGCCGCCGGAGGCCATTTCAACCCCGCCGATACCGAACACGGCTTCCACACCGCGGGCGGCTATCACGCGGGCGACCTACCCAATCTCGACGTCGCCGATGACGGCACGGCGCGCGCAGAGTTCTTCGTACCCAAGGTGACGATCAAGGGCCCCGCCAGCGATGCCCTGCCCCACAGCCTGAGCGATGCGGACGGCGCGGCGGTGATCATCCACGCCGCGACCGACGATTATCGCACGATGGACTCGAGCGGCGGGCGGCAGGCCTGCGGGGTGATCTTCCCCAAGGGTTAG
- the topA gene encoding type I DNA topoisomerase has product MQLVIVESPAKAKTIEKYLGQDFKVLASYGHVRDLPEKDGSVDPEDGFAMQWELYGDKQSRFREIADAAKGASRLVLATDPDREGEAISWHVLELLKKRKALPAQVQRVTFNAITKQAVTEAMARPRELDQPLIDAYLARRALDYLFGFTLSPVLWRKLPGAKSAGRVQSVALRLIVEREREIEAFRAEEYWSVVAHMQHDGTAFDARLVKFRGEKLERLSLGAEGIAMEAKAAVENGRFTVEGVETKPVKRNPAPPFTTSTLQQEAARKLGYSAQHTMRLAQTLYEAGAITYMRTDGVQMDMSAIHAARDAIAARFSEDYRPEKPRFYSTKAKNAQEAHEAIRPTDFTRERVGSGDEAKLYDLIFKRAMASQMATAQLERTTVTLRDATGQHELRATGQVIRFPGFLAVYQEGLDDADDDESGLLPVMKAGDSPAKLGVDATQHFTQPPARFSEASLVKRLEELGIGRPSTYASTIQTLRNRAYVRMEKNRFFAEESGRLLTAFLERFFPNYVAYDFTAGMEDELDVVSDGREDYKILLERFWRDFKPKADEVMAKMPSEVTEALDEYLSDFLFPPREDGSDPRACPLCAAEGRAGGRLSLRGGRYGAFVACANYPECKYTRRFAQPGGEGGAEDGVIGQHPETGEDITRKTGRYGPYVEMGSGKEAKRASIPKDLDDFDLDWAVKLLDLPRIIGAHPDTGLEIEANIGRYGPYLRHDGKYGKLSNTREVFEVGMNRAVDILAQAANRGGAGAARGKAEAIATLGQHPTSGGEIKVMPGRYGPYVTDGTTNATIPRDTKPEDVTLAAAIELIDARAAKGPAKGKGKKKAPARKTAAKKAPAKKAPAKKKAAATK; this is encoded by the coding sequence ATGCAACTCGTCATCGTCGAATCCCCCGCCAAGGCAAAAACCATCGAGAAATATCTCGGGCAGGACTTCAAGGTCCTCGCCTCCTACGGCCATGTCCGCGACCTGCCGGAGAAGGACGGCAGCGTCGATCCGGAGGACGGCTTCGCGATGCAATGGGAGCTCTACGGCGACAAGCAGAGCCGCTTCCGCGAGATTGCCGATGCCGCCAAGGGGGCCTCGCGCCTCGTGCTCGCCACCGACCCCGACCGCGAGGGCGAGGCGATCAGCTGGCACGTGCTGGAGCTCTTGAAGAAGCGCAAGGCGCTGCCCGCGCAGGTCCAGCGCGTCACCTTCAACGCGATCACCAAGCAGGCCGTGACCGAGGCGATGGCCCGCCCGCGCGAGCTCGACCAGCCGCTGATCGACGCCTATCTCGCCCGCCGCGCGCTCGACTACCTGTTCGGCTTCACCCTCTCGCCGGTGCTGTGGCGCAAGCTCCCGGGCGCCAAGAGCGCCGGCCGCGTGCAATCGGTGGCGCTGCGCCTAATCGTCGAGCGCGAGCGCGAGATCGAGGCCTTCCGCGCGGAGGAATACTGGAGCGTCGTCGCGCATATGCAGCACGACGGCACGGCCTTCGATGCGCGGCTGGTGAAGTTCCGGGGCGAGAAGCTCGAACGCCTTAGCCTCGGGGCGGAAGGTATCGCGATGGAGGCCAAGGCCGCCGTCGAGAACGGGCGCTTCACCGTCGAGGGCGTCGAGACGAAGCCGGTCAAGCGCAACCCCGCGCCTCCGTTCACCACCTCGACCCTCCAGCAGGAGGCCGCGCGCAAGCTCGGCTATTCGGCGCAGCACACCATGCGGCTCGCGCAGACGCTCTACGAGGCGGGCGCGATCACCTACATGCGCACCGACGGGGTGCAGATGGACATGAGCGCGATTCACGCCGCGCGCGATGCCATCGCGGCGCGCTTCAGCGAGGATTACCGCCCGGAAAAGCCGCGCTTCTACAGCACCAAGGCCAAGAACGCGCAGGAGGCCCACGAGGCGATCCGTCCGACCGATTTCACCCGCGAGCGCGTAGGCAGCGGCGACGAGGCCAAGCTCTACGATCTCATCTTCAAGCGCGCGATGGCGAGCCAGATGGCGACCGCGCAGCTCGAACGGACCACCGTCACCCTGCGCGATGCCACCGGGCAGCACGAGCTGCGCGCCACCGGGCAGGTGATCCGCTTCCCAGGCTTTCTCGCGGTCTATCAGGAAGGCCTCGACGATGCGGACGACGACGAGAGCGGCCTCCTGCCGGTGATGAAGGCGGGCGATAGCCCCGCCAAGCTCGGCGTCGATGCCACCCAGCACTTCACCCAGCCGCCTGCGCGCTTCTCCGAGGCAAGCCTCGTCAAGCGGCTCGAGGAGCTGGGCATCGGGCGGCCCTCGACCTACGCCTCGACCATCCAGACCCTCAGGAACCGCGCCTATGTGCGGATGGAGAAGAACCGCTTCTTCGCCGAGGAGAGCGGCCGGCTGCTGACCGCCTTCCTCGAACGCTTCTTCCCCAATTACGTCGCGTATGATTTCACCGCGGGGATGGAAGACGAACTCGACGTCGTCTCCGACGGGCGCGAGGACTACAAGATCCTGCTCGAACGCTTCTGGCGCGATTTCAAGCCCAAGGCCGACGAGGTGATGGCGAAGATGCCCTCGGAAGTGACCGAGGCGCTCGACGAATATCTCTCGGACTTCCTCTTCCCCCCGCGCGAGGATGGCAGCGACCCGCGCGCCTGTCCGCTCTGCGCGGCCGAGGGGCGGGCGGGCGGCCGCCTCTCCCTGCGCGGCGGGCGCTACGGCGCCTTCGTCGCCTGCGCCAATTACCCGGAGTGCAAATACACCCGCCGCTTCGCCCAGCCGGGCGGCGAGGGCGGGGCCGAGGACGGCGTGATCGGCCAGCATCCCGAAACCGGCGAGGACATCACCCGCAAGACGGGCCGCTACGGCCCCTATGTCGAGATGGGCAGCGGCAAGGAGGCCAAGCGCGCCAGCATCCCCAAGGACCTCGACGATTTCGATCTGGATTGGGCGGTGAAGCTGCTCGATCTGCCGCGCATCATCGGCGCTCATCCCGACACGGGGCTCGAAATCGAGGCGAATATCGGGCGTTACGGCCCCTATCTCAGGCATGACGGCAAGTACGGCAAGCTGTCGAACACCCGCGAGGTGTTCGAGGTGGGCATGAACCGCGCGGTCGATATCCTCGCGCAGGCTGCCAATCGCGGCGGGGCGGGGGCGGCACGCGGCAAGGCCGAGGCCATCGCCACGCTCGGCCAGCATCCCACCAGCGGGGGCGAGATCAAGGTCATGCCCGGCCGCTACGGCCCCTATGTCACCGACGGCACCACCAACGCCACCATCCCGCGCGACACAAAGCCCGAGGACGTGACGCTCGCCGCCGCGATCGAACTGATCGATGCGCGCGCGGCCAAGGGGCCGGCCAAGGGCAAGGGCAAGAAGAAGGCCCCGGCCAGGAAGACGGCGGCGAAGAAGGCTCCGGCCAAGAAGGCCCCTGCCAAAAAGAAGGCGGCTGCGACGAAATGA